A genome region from Festucalex cinctus isolate MCC-2025b chromosome 17, RoL_Fcin_1.0, whole genome shotgun sequence includes the following:
- the mlst8 gene encoding target of rapamycin complex subunit lst8 isoform X1 — MNVNQGTVGSDPVILATAGYDHTVRFWQAHSGICTRTVQHQDSQVNSLEVTPDRSMIAAAGYQHIRMYDLNSNNPNPVINYDGVSKNITSVGFHEDGRWMYTGGEDCMARIWDLRSRNLQCQRIFQVNAPINCVCLHPNQAELIVGDQSGVIHIWDLKTDHNEQLIPEPEVSVNAVHIDPDASYMAAVNSSGNCYVWNLAGGMGDEVTQLIPKTKIPAHKRYSLRCKFSPDSTLLATCSADQTCKIWRTSNFSLMTELSIKSNNPGETSRGWMWDCAFSGDSQYIVTASSDNLARLWCVETGEIKREYSGHQKAVVCLAFNDSVLS; from the exons ATGAACGTGAACCAGGGGACCGTGGGCAGCGACCCGGTCATTTTGGCCACGGCCGGTTATGACCACACTGTCCGCTTTTGGCAGGCCCACAGCGGCATCTGCACCCGGACCGTCCAGCACCAGGACTCT caaGTGAATTCACTTGAAGTAACACCTGACAGGAGTATGATTGCAGCTGCAG GCTATCAGCACATCCGCATGTACGACCTGAACTCCAACAATCCCAACCCAGTGATTAATTATGACGGCGTTAGCAAAAACATCACCTCTGTGGGCTTCCACGAAGATGGACGCTGGATGTACACGGGAGGAGAAGATTGCATGGCTCGAATCTGGGACTTGAG ATCACGCAATCTACAGTGTCAGAGAATCTTCCAGGTTAACGCGCCCATCAACTGTGTGTGCCTGCATCCGAACCAG GCGGAACTAATAGTCGGAGACCAGAGCGGAGTGATTCATATTTGGGATCTGAAAACGGACCACAATGAGCAGCTCATTCCCGAGCCAGAGGTGTCGGTCAACGCGGTTCACATCGATCCAGATGCCAGTTACATGGCAGCAGTCAACAGCTCG GGCAACTGTTACGTGTGGAACCTGGCTGGCGGTATGGGAGACGAGGTGACGCAGCTGATCCCCAAAACCAAAATCCCCGCTCACAAACGCTACTCTCTCCGCTGCAAGTTTAGCCCCGATTCCAC TCTGCTGGCCACCTGCTCAGCGGATCAGACCTGCAAGATCTGGAGGACGTCCAATTTCTCTCTGATGACTGAGCTGAGCATCAAGAGCAACAATCCCGGAGAGACATCTAGAGGCTGGATGTGGGACTGCGCCTTCTCCGGCGACTCGCAGTACATTGTGACGG CTTCCTCTGACAACTTGGCTCGTCTGTGGTGCGTGGAAACGGGCGAGATCAAGAGAGAATACAGCGGCCACCAGAAGGCCGTGGTGTGTCTGGCCTTTAATGACAGTGTGCTGAGTTGA
- the mlst8 gene encoding target of rapamycin complex subunit lst8 isoform X2, giving the protein MIAAAGYQHIRMYDLNSNNPNPVINYDGVSKNITSVGFHEDGRWMYTGGEDCMARIWDLRSRNLQCQRIFQVNAPINCVCLHPNQAELIVGDQSGVIHIWDLKTDHNEQLIPEPEVSVNAVHIDPDASYMAAVNSSGNCYVWNLAGGMGDEVTQLIPKTKIPAHKRYSLRCKFSPDSTLLATCSADQTCKIWRTSNFSLMTELSIKSNNPGETSRGWMWDCAFSGDSQYIVTASSDNLARLWCVETGEIKREYSGHQKAVVCLAFNDSVLS; this is encoded by the exons ATGATTGCAGCTGCAG GCTATCAGCACATCCGCATGTACGACCTGAACTCCAACAATCCCAACCCAGTGATTAATTATGACGGCGTTAGCAAAAACATCACCTCTGTGGGCTTCCACGAAGATGGACGCTGGATGTACACGGGAGGAGAAGATTGCATGGCTCGAATCTGGGACTTGAG ATCACGCAATCTACAGTGTCAGAGAATCTTCCAGGTTAACGCGCCCATCAACTGTGTGTGCCTGCATCCGAACCAG GCGGAACTAATAGTCGGAGACCAGAGCGGAGTGATTCATATTTGGGATCTGAAAACGGACCACAATGAGCAGCTCATTCCCGAGCCAGAGGTGTCGGTCAACGCGGTTCACATCGATCCAGATGCCAGTTACATGGCAGCAGTCAACAGCTCG GGCAACTGTTACGTGTGGAACCTGGCTGGCGGTATGGGAGACGAGGTGACGCAGCTGATCCCCAAAACCAAAATCCCCGCTCACAAACGCTACTCTCTCCGCTGCAAGTTTAGCCCCGATTCCAC TCTGCTGGCCACCTGCTCAGCGGATCAGACCTGCAAGATCTGGAGGACGTCCAATTTCTCTCTGATGACTGAGCTGAGCATCAAGAGCAACAATCCCGGAGAGACATCTAGAGGCTGGATGTGGGACTGCGCCTTCTCCGGCGACTCGCAGTACATTGTGACGG CTTCCTCTGACAACTTGGCTCGTCTGTGGTGCGTGGAAACGGGCGAGATCAAGAGAGAATACAGCGGCCACCAGAAGGCCGTGGTGTGTCTGGCCTTTAATGACAGTGTGCTGAGTTGA